A DNA window from Schistosoma mansoni, WGS project CABG00000000 data, supercontig 0377, strain Puerto Rico, whole genome shotgun sequence contains the following coding sequences:
- a CDS encoding protein kinase, protein MLKSFFKKFISVEESGKKSFSSTIERSVNPTDIWEIISELGDGAFGKVYKTHKRNTDLFAALKRVDFESEDELEDFMLEIDILTNFKHKNILTLHEVYIYESKLWIYLELCGGGALDSIMEALEKPLTEPQIRFVSREVLQGLEFLHEKLIIHRDMKAGNILLTLSNEVKLADFGVSAKLADEKQKRSTFIGTPYWMAPEVINCETFKDAPYNWKADIWSFGITLIELAQKRPPHNATNPTRVLLKILKSDPPTLSRPHLWSSKFKTFLGRTLQKDPNQRPECRDLLL, encoded by the exons ATGCTAAAATCGTTCTTTAAGAAGTTTATATCAGTTGAGGAATCCGGGAAGAAGAGCTTCTCGAGTACGATAGAAAGGAGTGTTAACCCAACAGATATATGGGAAATTATTTCAGAGCTCGGAGATGGGGCTTTCGGCAAAGTGTACAAG ACTCACAAACGTAACACTGACTTATTTGCTGCACTTAAACGCGTTGATTTCGAGTCTGAGGACGAACTCGAGGATTTTATGTTGGAAATAGATATCCTTACCAATTTTAAGCATAAAAACATACTTACTTTGCACGAAGTTTACATATATGAAAGCAAATTATGG ATTTATCTGGAACTATGTGGTGGTGGAGCTTTGGATTCTATCATGGAGGCTCTTGAAAAACCTTTGACTGAGCCTCAGATCAGATTTGTCTCCAGAGAAGTCCTTCAGGGTCTTGAATTCTTGCATGAGAAGCTGATAATCCACCGAGACATGAAAGCTGGCAACATCTTACTCACTCTTAGTAATGAAGTTAAACTTG CTGATTTTGGAGTTTCTGCCAAGTTAGCGGATGAAAAACAAAAGCGGTCGACATTCATCGGAACACCTTACTGGATGGCACCAGAAGTTATCAACTGTGAAACTTTCAAAGATGCACCTTATAACTGGAAAGCAGATATATGGTCTTTTg GTATAACTCTAATTGAACTTGCTCAAAAAAGACCACCTCATAACGCTACTAATCCAACACGTGTTTTGTTGAAAATCCTCAAATCTGACCCACCAACTTTATCTAGACCACATTTATG